The following are encoded in a window of Sulfitobacter sp. S190 genomic DNA:
- a CDS encoding Crp/Fnr family transcriptional regulator: protein MTTQCKYCPLNRKEAFLRLSADEVEYMQRFKVGELAVDPGTPILMQGSNAPQLFTALSGMGIRERHLKDGRKQVINFVFPGDFIGLQAGLLGEMGHSVEARTQMRLCVFNRSEFWSFFKNHPERAFDITWLAAMEEHFLGETLATVGQRTAMQAVSWAMVKIFQRGESLNMVHNNTMELPYTQRDVADALGLSLVHTNKTLSKLKDRQLASWSDRILQINDLEALADIAVTELKTARRRPLM from the coding sequence ATGACGACACAGTGTAAATATTGCCCCCTGAACCGCAAAGAGGCGTTTCTCCGCCTATCAGCCGATGAGGTTGAATATATGCAGCGGTTCAAGGTGGGCGAATTGGCCGTTGATCCGGGCACGCCGATCCTCATGCAGGGGTCGAATGCGCCGCAGCTTTTTACCGCTTTGTCTGGCATGGGCATCCGCGAAAGACACCTCAAGGATGGCCGCAAACAGGTCATCAACTTCGTGTTTCCCGGCGATTTCATTGGGCTGCAAGCCGGGCTTTTGGGTGAAATGGGCCACTCGGTCGAGGCGCGAACCCAGATGCGTCTGTGCGTTTTCAACCGCTCGGAATTCTGGAGCTTTTTCAAAAATCACCCCGAACGCGCATTCGACATCACGTGGCTCGCGGCGATGGAGGAACACTTCCTCGGAGAAACCCTCGCGACAGTAGGCCAGCGCACCGCGATGCAGGCCGTCTCCTGGGCGATGGTGAAAATCTTCCAGCGTGGCGAAAGCCTGAACATGGTGCACAACAACACGATGGAACTGCCCTATACGCAGCGCGATGTGGCAGACGCTCTTGGCCTGTCGCTGGTGCATACCAACAAAACCCTCAGCAAACTGAAAGACCGCCAACTCGCCAGCTGGTCAGACCGCATTCTTCAGATCAATGATCTTGAGGCGCTGGCCGATATTGCGGTGACCGAACTCAAAACCGCCCGCCGCCGCCCGTTGATGTAG
- a CDS encoding DUF883 C-terminal domain-containing protein — translation MANSSVNGTKNKDVNVEDLSLQIQVLKDDIASLTDTISSFGAAKKDEAAAAAKAKAAEIKDAGFARAAEMQDQTEEFIRTQPATALSLAAGFGFLVGLVITNRR, via the coding sequence ATGGCAAATTCATCCGTCAACGGGACAAAGAACAAAGACGTGAACGTCGAGGACCTCTCGTTGCAAATCCAGGTGCTTAAAGATGACATCGCGTCGTTGACCGACACGATCTCGAGCTTTGGCGCCGCCAAAAAGGACGAAGCCGCCGCCGCTGCGAAGGCAAAAGCGGCTGAGATCAAGGATGCAGGCTTTGCCCGCGCGGCCGAAATGCAGGACCAGACAGAGGAATTCATCCGCACCCAACCGGCAACGGCGCTGAGCCTGGCCGCGGGCTTTGGGTTTCTGGTCGGTTTGGTCATAACAAACCGCCGCTGA
- a CDS encoding ABC transporter substrate-binding protein codes for MIRNLILTTTTVALTAGAAWSKDDITIAIQLEPPHLDPTSAAAGAIDSVLYANVFEGLTRFDRNGAVVPGLAKSWEISDDGLTYTFTLQDGVTFHDGSTMDAEDVKFTLDRIGAEDSANAQKALYAAISKVTVVDPMTVEITLSEANGNMLFNLAWGDAVIVAPESIDTIKQTPIGTGAFKFDSWTQGDKVELVRNDTYWGTPAVLSAATFKFISDPTAAFAAMMAEDIDAFSGFPAPENLPQFEADPRFQVLVGSTEGETILSINNQQPPFDNPQVRAAVAHAIDRQAIIDGAMFGYGTPIGTHFAPHNPAYVDLTADSAYDPDRARALLAEAGFADGFETTLHLPPPSYARRGGEIVAAQLAQVGIDAKITNVEWAQWLETVFRGKNFGLSIVSHTEPMDIGIYANPEYYFQYDNAAFQSLMADLNSTTDPDARSALLKDAQRMIAADHVNGYLFQLAALSVANADLEGLWENQPTQANDLTAVRWAQ; via the coding sequence ATGATCCGCAATCTGATCCTCACCACCACCACTGTGGCGCTGACTGCCGGGGCCGCTTGGTCCAAGGACGACATCACCATCGCCATCCAGCTTGAACCACCGCATTTGGACCCGACCAGCGCTGCCGCAGGTGCGATCGACAGCGTCCTGTATGCCAATGTTTTCGAGGGGCTGACACGCTTTGACCGGAATGGCGCGGTGGTTCCGGGGCTCGCCAAATCCTGGGAAATTTCGGACGACGGGCTGACCTATACCTTCACGCTTCAGGACGGCGTGACGTTCCACGACGGCAGCACGATGGACGCCGAGGATGTCAAATTCACCCTCGACCGGATCGGGGCCGAAGACAGCGCCAATGCGCAAAAGGCACTCTATGCCGCGATCTCGAAAGTCACCGTTGTGGACCCGATGACGGTCGAAATTACGCTGAGCGAAGCCAACGGCAACATGCTGTTCAACCTGGCATGGGGCGATGCGGTCATCGTGGCCCCTGAAAGCATCGACACCATCAAACAGACCCCCATCGGCACGGGGGCGTTCAAGTTCGACAGCTGGACACAGGGCGACAAGGTCGAACTGGTGCGCAACGACACCTATTGGGGCACGCCGGCGGTGCTGTCTGCCGCGACCTTCAAATTCATCTCGGACCCCACCGCCGCCTTCGCTGCGATGATGGCGGAGGATATCGACGCTTTTTCCGGTTTTCCCGCGCCCGAGAACCTGCCGCAGTTCGAAGCCGACCCGCGCTTTCAGGTGCTTGTCGGATCGACCGAGGGCGAGACCATCCTGTCGATCAACAACCAGCAGCCCCCGTTTGACAATCCACAGGTCCGCGCCGCGGTGGCCCATGCCATCGACCGACAGGCGATAATCGACGGTGCCATGTTCGGCTACGGCACGCCCATCGGCACCCATTTCGCGCCCCATAATCCGGCCTATGTCGATCTGACAGCCGACAGCGCCTATGACCCTGACCGGGCACGGGCCCTTTTGGCCGAAGCGGGCTTTGCCGACGGGTTCGAAACGACACTGCACCTGCCCCCCCCCTCCTATGCCCGGCGCGGCGGTGAAATCGTCGCGGCACAACTGGCGCAGGTCGGGATAGACGCCAAAATCACCAATGTGGAATGGGCCCAGTGGCTGGAGACCGTGTTCCGCGGCAAGAATTTCGGCCTCAGCATCGTCAGCCATACCGAACCGATGGACATCGGCATCTATGCGAACCCGGAGTATTATTTCCAATATGACAATGCCGCGTTCCAGTCGCTGATGGCCGATCTGAACAGCACCACCGATCCCGATGCCCGTTCTGCACTGCTCAAAGATGCCCAGCGCATGATCGCGGCCGATCACGTGAACGGGTATCTGTTCCAGCTCGCGGCCTTGTCCGTGGCGAACGCCGATCTCGAAGGGCTTTGGGAAAACCAGCCGACCCAAGCCAATGACCTTACGGCCGTACGCTGGGCGCAGTGA
- the panC gene encoding pantoate--beta-alanine ligase — MSAPIVRTRAELRAMTAGWRRAGETIGVVPTMGALHDGHLSLVARAKSTADRVIVTIFVNPKQFNNPEDLKNYPRTEHEDARKLERFGVDAIYVPDGAQMYPEGFATNVSVTRMTDILCGAHRAGHFDGVATVVAKLFLQTSADFAFFGEKDFQQLQVVRRMARDLDIPVEVIGCPTIREIDGLAMSSRNLLLSDRARARAATLYEVMEDMGDALSAGALVADLLSDARRRLDAAGFGEIDYLELRRNDTLDLLERAEVPARLFAAVWMAGVRLIDNIDVTPA, encoded by the coding sequence ATGAGCGCGCCGATCGTTCGGACGCGCGCGGAGCTGCGGGCAATGACCGCCGGTTGGCGACGCGCCGGAGAGACGATCGGGGTGGTTCCCACGATGGGCGCGTTGCACGATGGCCATCTGAGCCTTGTGGCGCGGGCGAAATCCACGGCGGACCGTGTTATCGTCACCATTTTCGTCAACCCCAAGCAGTTCAACAATCCCGAAGACCTGAAGAACTATCCCCGCACCGAGCATGAGGATGCGCGCAAACTCGAGCGTTTCGGGGTCGATGCCATCTACGTGCCGGACGGCGCACAGATGTACCCGGAGGGCTTTGCCACCAACGTCAGCGTGACCCGCATGACCGATATTCTGTGCGGTGCGCATCGGGCCGGGCATTTTGACGGTGTTGCGACCGTCGTCGCCAAGTTGTTTCTGCAGACCTCTGCCGATTTTGCATTCTTCGGCGAAAAGGATTTTCAGCAGTTGCAGGTCGTGCGGCGGATGGCCCGTGATCTGGACATTCCGGTGGAGGTGATCGGCTGCCCGACCATCCGCGAGATTGACGGTCTGGCCATGTCATCGCGCAATCTTTTGCTGTCGGACCGCGCACGCGCGCGTGCCGCAACGTTGTACGAGGTAATGGAGGATATGGGCGACGCGCTGAGCGCCGGGGCCTTGGTGGCAGATCTGCTTTCTGATGCCCGCAGGCGGCTGGACGCGGCGGGGTTTGGCGAGATCGACTATCTCGAGCTGCGCCGCAATGACACGCTCGACCTGCTGGAGCGTGCCGAGGTGCCCGCCCGCCTGTTCGCCGCCGTGTGGATGGCGGGTGTGCGGTTGATCGACAACATCGACGTGACGCCCGCCTGA
- a CDS encoding ABC transporter permease, translating into MLRYTLKRLLSLGISLAIASVVIFVVIEVAPGDPASFMLGLNAQPETLAALRAELGLDQGKLARYLSWVSGMLVGDFGTSYTYRTPVSQMIAQRLWVSLPLALFALALSTAIAFPAGVYAAARRGRPGDMAVMGATQLGVAVPNFWFAMILVLLFAIKLRWFAAGGFAGWDDGIAAGLYSLTLPAIALALPQAAILTRVMRSALLDVLGEDFMRTARAKGLSARQTLWRHGLRNALIPVLTIIGLQFSFLLAGGIIIEQVFYLPGLGRLIFQSISARDLIVVESVVMLLVFAVIFVNFMVDLAYAAVDPRLRARA; encoded by the coding sequence ATGCTGCGGTATACGCTGAAACGACTGCTGTCTTTGGGGATCAGCCTGGCCATCGCCTCTGTGGTGATCTTTGTGGTGATCGAAGTTGCCCCGGGTGATCCGGCGTCCTTCATGCTGGGGCTGAATGCGCAACCTGAAACGCTGGCGGCCTTGCGCGCCGAACTGGGCCTCGATCAGGGCAAGCTGGCGCGGTATCTTTCATGGGTGAGTGGCATGCTGGTCGGTGATTTCGGCACATCCTACACCTACCGCACCCCCGTTTCGCAGATGATCGCACAGCGATTGTGGGTGTCCTTGCCGCTGGCGCTTTTTGCCTTGGCACTGTCGACGGCGATTGCATTTCCGGCCGGCGTTTACGCGGCGGCCCGACGCGGGCGGCCCGGCGACATGGCCGTGATGGGGGCCACGCAACTGGGTGTCGCCGTTCCGAACTTCTGGTTTGCCATGATCCTTGTGTTGCTCTTTGCGATCAAGCTGCGGTGGTTCGCGGCAGGCGGCTTTGCGGGGTGGGACGACGGCATCGCGGCGGGGCTTTATTCGCTGACCCTGCCCGCCATCGCGCTCGCCTTGCCGCAGGCGGCCATCCTGACACGGGTGATGCGGTCGGCGCTCCTCGATGTGCTGGGCGAGGATTTCATGCGCACCGCGCGGGCAAAGGGATTGTCCGCCCGCCAGACCCTGTGGCGGCACGGTTTGCGCAATGCCCTGATCCCTGTCCTGACCATCATCGGCCTGCAGTTTTCGTTTCTGCTGGCAGGCGGGATCATCATAGAGCAGGTTTTCTACCTCCCCGGTCTGGGTCGCCTGATTTTCCAGTCGATTTCGGCGCGCGATCTGATCGTGGTAGAATCGGTGGTGATGCTGCTGGTGTTCGCCGTGATTTTCGTAAACTTTATGGTCGATCTGGCCTATGCGGCGGTCGACCCCCGCCTGAGGGCGCGGGCATGA
- the panB gene encoding 3-methyl-2-oxobutanoate hydroxymethyltransferase has product MSATAPKKAPLPDDIRARKGGVPLVSLTAYTTPMAQMMDPHCDFVLVGDSVGMVLHGLPSTLGVTMEMMILHGQAVARGLSGAMMVIDMPFGSYERSREQAFDNAARLMAETGAGAVKLEGGVAMAETIAFLVARGIPVMAHVGLTPQSINTLGGYKVQGRGAAGDAMMADAKAVAAAGAFAVVLEKVPQTLADAVTAAVDIPTIGIGASAGCDGQILVVDDMLGLFTAFKAKFVKRYAELGATGADAIAAYAEDVRARRFPGPEHVFADTAPEPRK; this is encoded by the coding sequence ATGAGCGCCACCGCCCCCAAGAAAGCCCCTCTGCCGGACGATATCCGGGCCCGAAAAGGTGGCGTTCCCCTGGTCAGTCTGACTGCCTACACCACGCCCATGGCGCAGATGATGGACCCGCATTGCGACTTTGTGCTGGTGGGTGACAGCGTAGGAATGGTGCTGCACGGTCTGCCATCGACGCTGGGTGTGACGATGGAAATGATGATCCTGCACGGCCAGGCCGTCGCGCGGGGGCTGAGCGGTGCGATGATGGTCATCGACATGCCCTTCGGCAGTTATGAGCGCAGCCGCGAGCAGGCTTTTGACAATGCCGCCCGCCTGATGGCCGAAACCGGCGCGGGTGCCGTCAAGCTCGAGGGGGGCGTGGCCATGGCCGAAACAATAGCGTTTCTGGTGGCCCGCGGCATTCCCGTTATGGCGCATGTGGGTCTGACACCTCAGTCGATCAACACGCTGGGCGGCTACAAGGTCCAAGGGCGCGGTGCTGCCGGGGATGCGATGATGGCCGATGCAAAGGCCGTTGCTGCGGCCGGGGCTTTTGCGGTGGTGCTGGAAAAAGTGCCGCAAACGCTGGCCGATGCCGTGACTGCCGCCGTCGATATTCCCACGATCGGGATCGGCGCGTCGGCGGGATGCGACGGCCAGATCCTTGTCGTGGACGATATGCTGGGTCTGTTCACGGCGTTCAAAGCAAAATTCGTCAAGCGCTACGCAGAGCTGGGCGCGACAGGTGCCGATGCGATTGCGGCCTATGCCGAGGATGTGCGCGCACGGCGCTTTCCCGGCCCCGAGCATGTCTTTGCCGATACGGCACCGGAACCGCGCAAATGA
- a CDS encoding YihY/virulence factor BrkB family protein — translation MTETAPSAPEPKHESTFALIWISLKGGVTQISDSNLALISAGVAFFAMLSLFPALAALIAVMSLISNPAVVVAQLEDMRGLLPREVYEIFNTQIVSLVTTSPDKLGVAGLVSLLAAVWSARAGVAAMMTGLNAVYKEPNRATASHYVRAILLTVALVGVGIVSLLTLVVAPVVLAFFPLGWVGTILVELLRWGIAISVLLAGVTVLYRFGPNRGKLHRRVLRPGVVFSVISWALLSILFSFYAANFGNYNQVYGSIGAVIAMLVWLWISSFLILLGAVVNAQIERHFYALPQEKNPFDQMSSDEAKKFPDPEDVARDAQ, via the coding sequence ATGACCGAAACGGCGCCGTCTGCACCCGAACCAAAGCACGAGAGCACGTTCGCGTTGATCTGGATCTCGCTCAAGGGCGGGGTGACGCAAATTTCTGATTCGAATCTCGCGCTGATTTCGGCGGGCGTGGCGTTCTTTGCGATGCTGTCGCTGTTTCCGGCGCTTGCGGCCCTGATCGCCGTGATGAGCCTGATCTCGAACCCGGCCGTGGTGGTGGCGCAGCTTGAGGATATGCGCGGGTTGCTACCGCGCGAAGTCTACGAAATTTTCAACACGCAGATTGTGTCATTGGTTACAACCAGTCCGGACAAACTGGGTGTCGCCGGACTAGTTTCACTGCTGGCGGCGGTATGGTCCGCGCGGGCCGGTGTTGCGGCGATGATGACCGGTTTGAACGCTGTCTATAAGGAGCCCAACCGCGCGACCGCGTCGCATTACGTGCGGGCCATTTTGCTGACTGTGGCGCTTGTGGGTGTTGGCATTGTGTCATTGTTGACGCTGGTGGTGGCGCCGGTGGTTCTGGCGTTCTTTCCGCTCGGCTGGGTCGGTACGATACTGGTCGAACTGCTGCGCTGGGGGATCGCGATTTCGGTGCTTCTGGCGGGGGTTACCGTGCTGTACCGATTTGGCCCCAATCGCGGAAAACTGCATCGCCGCGTGCTGCGCCCCGGCGTTGTTTTTTCGGTGATCAGCTGGGCGCTTCTGTCGATCCTGTTTTCGTTCTATGCCGCGAATTTCGGCAATTATAACCAGGTATATGGCTCAATCGGCGCGGTGATCGCGATGTTGGTCTGGCTGTGGATCAGCAGTTTCTTGATTTTGCTGGGGGCGGTCGTTAACGCGCAGATTGAGCGGCATTTCTATGCCTTGCCGCAGGAAAAGAATCCGTTTGACCAGATGTCGTCGGACGAGGCCAAAAAGTTCCCCGATCCCGAAGACGTGGCGCGCGACGCGCAATAA
- a CDS encoding acetoin utilization protein AcuC has translation MATPLFIGHEIFRGSSYGRWHPLRVPRVSTVMDLSRALGWLPRSQFITSPRAKPKALQVWHDPAYIAALQRVEATQHATPDDLARHDIGSVTNPVFGEIFRRPATAAGGSILAGELLANGGTIYNPAGGTHHGLPDRANGFCYLNDPVLAMLSLRHHGVRRIAYIDIDAHHCDGVAQGFAGDDACLMISLHEERLWPRTGQIDDDAGGNAINLPVPRGFNDSEMAYVVDRLILPFVDSYRPDAVVFLCGADGVEEDPLAHLGLSNNAHWALLRALMALGVPRLLVLGGGGYNPWTVGRLWTGVWGILNNHPIPERLPEQAETVLRGLRFDNNRRGRNPPQRWFTTLQDAPRPGAIRAEIRSRVTYLRRRLSHLA, from the coding sequence ATGGCCACGCCGCTCTTCATCGGACACGAGATTTTTCGCGGCTCCAGTTACGGCCGCTGGCATCCGCTGCGCGTGCCCAGAGTCTCGACGGTCATGGATCTGTCGCGGGCGCTGGGATGGTTGCCGCGCTCGCAGTTCATCACGTCGCCAAGGGCCAAGCCAAAGGCGCTTCAGGTCTGGCACGATCCGGCCTATATCGCGGCGCTGCAGCGTGTCGAGGCGACCCAGCATGCCACCCCCGATGATCTGGCGCGGCACGATATCGGAAGCGTCACCAATCCGGTATTCGGCGAGATTTTCCGTCGCCCCGCAACCGCGGCAGGCGGCTCCATCCTCGCAGGCGAGCTGCTGGCAAACGGCGGAACCATCTACAACCCTGCGGGCGGTACGCACCACGGGCTGCCTGACCGGGCCAACGGGTTTTGCTATCTCAACGACCCGGTGTTGGCGATGCTGTCGTTGCGCCATCACGGCGTGCGGCGGATTGCCTATATCGATATCGACGCGCACCATTGCGACGGGGTGGCACAGGGCTTTGCCGGCGATGACGCATGCCTGATGATTTCACTGCACGAGGAACGACTGTGGCCGCGCACCGGTCAGATTGACGATGACGCGGGCGGCAATGCGATCAATTTGCCAGTGCCACGTGGCTTCAACGACAGCGAGATGGCCTATGTCGTGGACCGCCTCATCTTGCCGTTCGTTGACAGCTATCGCCCTGATGCGGTGGTGTTCCTGTGCGGTGCCGATGGGGTCGAGGAAGACCCGCTCGCCCATCTGGGTCTCAGCAACAATGCACATTGGGCACTGTTGCGGGCGCTGATGGCGCTGGGGGTGCCGCGCCTCCTCGTGCTGGGCGGCGGCGGGTACAACCCTTGGACGGTCGGGCGGTTGTGGACCGGCGTCTGGGGGATCCTCAACAACCATCCCATCCCGGAAAGGCTCCCCGAACAGGCCGAAACCGTTCTGCGGGGTCTGCGGTTCGACAACAACAGACGCGGACGCAACCCGCCACAGCGTTGGTTCACGACCCTACAGGACGCTCCCCGACCCGGCGCTATCCGCGCCGAAATACGATCACGGGTGACATATCTGCGCCGGCGCCTTTCTCATTTGGCATGA
- a CDS encoding formate/nitrite transporter family protein, with protein sequence MSPLITPHHYKKTAEQEEEDKTVSDATALSPKLIYEVIRREGEEELSRSKRSLFWSGIAAGILISLSVLGEAIFRTYLPETPSRYLIENLGYSLGFLAVIMGRMQLFTENTITTVLPIMQERTLNAVGCMLRLWGIVLFANVVGAFAIAALYVFTPALPPELMPAIFELSEHATGMPPLEGFSRAIPAGIIVALIVWMLPQAAEAAFFLILTFTWLIAAGDFTHIVAGSVEMAILILSGQLGAYDALFGFFIPVLTGNIIGGTLIFTLVAWGQVRDDIEESK encoded by the coding sequence ATGTCACCGTTGATCACACCGCACCACTACAAGAAAACCGCCGAGCAGGAGGAAGAGGACAAGACAGTCTCCGATGCAACGGCGCTTTCGCCCAAGCTGATTTACGAAGTCATTCGCCGCGAAGGCGAGGAGGAGTTGAGCCGCTCCAAACGGTCGTTGTTCTGGTCGGGTATCGCGGCCGGTATCCTGATCAGCCTGTCGGTGCTGGGCGAGGCGATTTTCCGAACCTACCTGCCGGAAACGCCATCGCGGTATCTGATCGAGAACCTTGGCTATTCATTGGGCTTTCTCGCCGTGATCATGGGGCGGATGCAGCTCTTTACCGAAAACACCATCACCACGGTCCTGCCCATCATGCAGGAACGAACGCTCAATGCCGTTGGTTGCATGCTGCGGCTGTGGGGGATCGTACTGTTCGCCAATGTTGTCGGCGCGTTCGCGATCGCGGCGCTTTATGTCTTTACGCCCGCGCTGCCGCCCGAACTGATGCCCGCGATCTTTGAATTGTCCGAGCACGCCACTGGCATGCCGCCGCTCGAAGGGTTCAGCCGTGCGATCCCCGCGGGCATCATCGTGGCGCTAATCGTGTGGATGCTGCCGCAGGCAGCGGAGGCGGCGTTTTTCCTGATCCTGACGTTCACGTGGCTGATTGCCGCGGGTGATTTCACCCACATCGTTGCAGGGTCCGTCGAGATGGCGATCCTGATCCTGAGCGGGCAATTGGGGGCATATGACGCGCTATTCGGCTTCTTCATTCCCGTACTGACAGGCAACATCATTGGCGGTACGCTTATCTTCACGCTGGTGGCTTGGGGACAGGTACGCGATGACATCGAAGAATCGAAATAG
- a CDS encoding acetylornithine deacetylase/succinyl-diaminopimelate desuccinylase family protein, producing MDTALSRTIRTRRDALIALTQDLIRIPTLNPPGQDYRAICEYLDTRLSAHGFDTELIRAHGTPGDSDTYPRWNIIARRTGAHPGDCVHFNSHTDVVEVGAGWSFDPFAATLHDGRIYGRGACDMKGGLAASIIAAEAFIETHPDFSGSIEISGTADEESGGYGGVAYLAERGYFDPARVQHVIIPEPLNKDRICLGHRGGWWAEIETKGEIAHGSMPFLGDCAVRHMGAVLSEFEDKLFPAMAQRTTDMPVVPEGARQSTMNINSIHGGQKEQDDDFTGLPAHCVPDSCRIVIDRRFLAEEPIEQVRDEVTNLLEGLRDTRPDFDYELTELNAVLPSMTDRQAPIVTTVAAAIEDVIGTAPQYVASPGTYDQKHIDRIGKLKNCIAYGPGVLELAHKPDEWIGVDDMLDSACVMGATLETLLLGR from the coding sequence ATGGATACCGCCCTTTCGCGCACCATCCGCACCCGGCGAGACGCGCTGATCGCCCTGACGCAAGATCTGATCCGCATCCCGACGCTCAATCCGCCGGGTCAGGATTATCGCGCCATCTGCGAATACCTCGATACCCGCCTTTCGGCGCATGGATTCGACACCGAACTGATCCGCGCTCACGGCACGCCGGGCGACAGCGACACATACCCCCGCTGGAACATCATCGCGCGGCGCACCGGTGCACATCCGGGCGACTGTGTGCATTTCAACAGCCATACCGACGTCGTCGAAGTCGGCGCGGGCTGGAGCTTTGACCCCTTTGCCGCCACGCTGCACGACGGGCGCATCTACGGGCGTGGCGCCTGCGACATGAAAGGCGGATTGGCAGCATCGATCATCGCCGCCGAAGCGTTCATCGAAACCCACCCCGACTTCTCCGGCAGCATCGAAATCTCGGGCACCGCGGACGAAGAAAGCGGCGGCTACGGCGGCGTCGCCTATCTCGCGGAGCGCGGATATTTCGACCCCGCCCGCGTGCAACACGTGATCATTCCCGAACCGCTGAACAAGGACCGCATCTGCCTTGGCCATCGCGGCGGCTGGTGGGCCGAAATCGAAACCAAAGGCGAAATCGCCCACGGCTCGATGCCTTTTCTGGGCGACTGCGCCGTGCGCCATATGGGGGCCGTCCTGTCCGAATTCGAGGACAAGCTTTTCCCTGCCATGGCGCAGCGCACAACCGACATGCCCGTCGTACCCGAAGGGGCGCGGCAATCCACCATGAACATCAATTCGATCCACGGCGGCCAGAAAGAACAGGACGACGATTTCACCGGCCTGCCCGCGCACTGTGTCCCCGACAGCTGCCGCATCGTGATCGACCGCCGGTTTCTGGCCGAAGAACCGATCGAACAGGTCCGCGACGAAGTGACCAACCTGCTCGAAGGTCTGCGCGACACACGGCCCGATTTCGACTATGAACTGACAGAGCTCAACGCCGTGCTGCCCTCCATGACCGACAGGCAGGCCCCGATTGTCACCACCGTCGCTGCCGCGATCGAAGACGTGATCGGCACGGCACCGCAATACGTGGCCTCGCCCGGTACCTATGACCAGAAACACATCGACCGCATCGGCAAACTGAAGAACTGTATCGCCTATGGTCCGGGCGTTCTGGAGCTGGCACACAAACCGGATGAATGGATCGGCGTGGATGATATGCTCGACAGCGCCTGCGTCATGGGCGCCACGCTCGAGACACTATTGCTGGGCCGTTAG
- a CDS encoding Hsp70 family protein, whose translation MAVLGVDFGTSNSAAAVMRDGIPFIIPLEPAAQTLPTAVFFDFDARRMSVGSPAGAALLAGDEGRYMRALKSLLGTALMRETRNLLGERIDFIEITARFLREIKRRAEAATGEPYDKVLSGRPVRFHSADSTRNAQAEIDLRDCYLAAGFDDVRFMPEPEAAALANRGVLAPGDLGLVVDIGGGTSDFTLFRNGDAGIDILASNGVRIGGTDFDRTLSINHVMTHLGRGSQIKHAFGSDTHTAPATIFNDLATWQKIPFLYAPEARRLAKDLAQYAAEPVKLGRLVSVLADELGHDIAFAVEAGKIAANGAGAGVIDLAEVERGLAAPVTDADLDRSLRPLAEEVSQAAVDTVAAAGLPVDAVTHLIFVGGSSLMQVIERALRARFATARLHRGAALTAIIDGLALNAEAAFA comes from the coding sequence ATGGCGGTACTGGGTGTAGATTTCGGAACGTCCAATTCTGCGGCCGCTGTGATGCGCGACGGCATCCCCTTCATCATCCCGCTGGAGCCCGCGGCGCAGACCTTGCCAACGGCGGTGTTTTTCGACTTTGACGCGCGGCGGATGAGTGTCGGATCGCCCGCAGGGGCGGCGCTTTTGGCAGGGGACGAGGGCCGCTACATGCGCGCGCTCAAGAGCCTTCTGGGCACTGCATTGATGCGCGAGACGCGGAACCTGCTGGGCGAACGGATCGATTTCATCGAGATCACCGCGCGGTTCCTGCGCGAGATCAAGCGCCGTGCCGAAGCGGCCACAGGCGAGCCCTACGACAAGGTTCTGTCGGGCCGACCGGTGCGGTTTCATTCGGCGGATTCCACGCGCAATGCGCAGGCCGAGATTGACCTGCGCGATTGCTATCTGGCGGCAGGCTTTGACGATGTCCGGTTCATGCCCGAGCCCGAAGCGGCGGCGCTGGCCAACCGGGGTGTGCTGGCCCCGGGCGATCTGGGGCTGGTGGTGGACATCGGGGGTGGTACGTCGGATTTTACCCTGTTCCGGAACGGTGACGCGGGGATCGATATTCTGGCCAGCAACGGGGTGCGCATCGGCGGGACCGACTTTGACCGCACGCTGAGCATTAATCATGTGATGACCCATTTGGGGCGCGGCAGTCAGATCAAACACGCCTTTGGCAGCGACACGCACACGGCTCCGGCGACGATCTTCAACGATCTGGCAACCTGGCAGAAAATTCCCTTTCTCTATGCCCCCGAGGCGCGGCGGCTGGCCAAGGATCTGGCGCAATACGCGGCCGAACCTGTCAAGCTGGGGCGGCTGGTGTCGGTGCTGGCCGACGAGTTGGGCCACGATATCGCGTTTGCGGTGGAAGCGGGCAAGATTGCCGCCAATGGCGCCGGTGCCGGTGTGATCGACCTTGCGGAAGTGGAACGCGGGCTGGCCGCCCCGGTGACGGACGCCGATCTGGACCGGAGCCTGAGACCGCTGGCGGAGGAGGTGTCGCAGGCGGCTGTCGATACCGTGGCCGCGGCGGGCCTGCCGGTGGACGCGGTGACACATCTGATTTTCGTGGGCGGGTCGAGCCTGATGCAGGTGATCGAGCGCGCGCTCAGGGCGCGGTTCGCGACGGCCCGTTTGCACCGCGGCGCGGCGCTGACCGCCATCATCGATGGTCTGGCGCTGAATGCGGAAGCGGCGTTCGCCTAA